Proteins encoded by one window of Carettochelys insculpta isolate YL-2023 chromosome 10, ASM3395843v1, whole genome shotgun sequence:
- the LOC142018629 gene encoding alpha-1,4-N-acetylglucosaminyltransferase-like — MASADSSVQGEERMLNSIKIGLWLFFVFALAVVYKVSLPSGWIFSTTLSTERPLIQEDVIKQSRSIIFVETTDRLEPPHLVSCAVESASRTYRDRPVLFFMKGLKNNTLLDSNSSYPAFSLLSAMENVHIHPFQMDSLFQETPLLPWYRKVDPKQERYWTHVSSDACRLAFIWKYGGIYLDTDVISMRPIPVANFLAAEASQVSSNGVFGFPRHHWFIWGCMEDFVRNYRGAIWGYQGPSLMTRRLKLLCNLTNFQGVEDQRCHNISFLHPHRFYPIPYPAWKQYYEVWKTIPVFNNSYALHLWNYMNQQRKTVVAGSNTLVENLYKAYCPTTYKVLIQGTEGSGLTQQSKTDSSKTS; from the exons ATGGCCTCTGCAG ATTCATCTGTTCAAGGAGAAGAAAGGATGCTGAACAGTATCAAAATCGGGCTCTGGCTCTTTTTTGTCTTTGCCCTGGCTGTTGTCTACAAAGTCTCCCTGCCATCCGGCTGGATCTTCTCAACCACGCTTAGTACTGAGAGACCCCTGATTCAAGAGGATGTTATAAAGCAGAGCAGAAGCATTATCTTTGTGGAGACCACAGACCGCCTGGAGCCTCCTCATTTGGTTTCGTGCGCTGTGGAATCTGCTTCCAGGACCTACCGGGACAGACCTGTTCTTTTCTTCATGAAGGGCCTGAAAAATAACACACTGCTGGATTCAAATTCCTCTTACCCTGCCTTCTCCCTCTTATCTGCCATGGAGAATGTCCACATTCATCCTTTCCAGATGGACAGTTTGTTCCAGGAGACACCCCTGCTCCCATGGTATCGTAAG GTAGATCCAAAGCAGGAAAGGTACTGGACTCATGTCAGCTCTGACGCCTGCCGACTTGCATTCATCTGGAAATACGGGGGGATCTATTTAGACACTGATGTCATCTCCATGAGGCCTATCCCAGTGGCAAActtcctggcagcagaggcaTCCCAGGTCTCAAGCAATGGGGTTTTTGGCTTTCCTCGGCATCACTGGTTCATTTGGGGTTGCATGGAGGATTTTGTTCGAAACTACAGAGGAGCCATTTGGGGATATCAAGGCCCCAGCCTAATGACAAGGAGACTCAAACTGTTGTGCAACCTGACCAATTTCCAGGGTGTGGAGGATCAACGCTGTCACAACATTTCCTTCTTACATCCCCATCGGTTCTACCCTATTCCCTACCCAGCATGGAAGCAGTACTACGAAGTGTGGAAGACAATCCCTGTTTTCAACAACTCCTATGCTTTGCACCTGTGGAACTACATGAACCAGCAACGCAAAACTGTGGTTGCAGGAAGTAACACCTTAGTGGAAAACCTGTACAAAGCATACTGTCCCACCACTTACAAGGTCCTTATTCAAGGCACAGAAGGCAGTGGTCTAACGCAACAAAGTAAGACTGACTCTAGCAAAACGAGTTGA